A genome region from Flavobacterium sp. CFS9 includes the following:
- the kdpF gene encoding K(+)-transporting ATPase subunit F has product MTALFIISIAVFGYLVYVLIKPEKF; this is encoded by the coding sequence GACAGCACTATTTATTATTTCGATCGCCGTTTTTGGCTATTTGGTTTACGTATTAATCAAACCTGAAAAGTTTTAA